From a single Granulicella aggregans genomic region:
- a CDS encoding aldo/keto reductase, with protein MLYRPLGSTKIDVSIIGFGAATLGDVFGAMTADGVHRTVQYAIDRGINFFDVSPYYGETLAEQRLGDALAGRRKDVVLATKCGRYGSNHFDFSADTITREFEASLRRLKTDSVDLLQVHDVEFGSMKQILEETLPAMRRLQQQGKVRFLGITGYWPDLLARILEQVPVDTVLNYCHNNLLADDMDMHLTPVAERLGVGLVNASPLHMGLLSGGPIAEWHPAPRRVKDAAATMVEVCRANEVQPAVVALSHCLTHPFVATTLVGFRSMSEVDDALFALEYQTPPKLLREIFEISGPVHNISWSSGLPENQPTSQDTANQKIAS; from the coding sequence TTGCTCTATCGTCCGCTTGGAAGCACAAAGATCGACGTCTCCATCATCGGCTTCGGCGCCGCGACGCTGGGCGATGTCTTCGGTGCGATGACGGCCGACGGAGTGCATCGCACCGTGCAGTACGCGATTGATCGCGGCATCAACTTCTTCGATGTCTCTCCGTACTACGGCGAGACCCTGGCAGAACAGCGGCTCGGCGACGCGCTGGCCGGACGCCGAAAGGACGTGGTGCTGGCAACCAAGTGCGGTCGCTATGGCAGCAATCACTTCGACTTCTCCGCTGACACGATCACCCGGGAGTTTGAGGCCTCTCTGCGAAGGCTGAAGACCGACTCCGTAGATCTGCTGCAGGTGCATGACGTTGAATTTGGATCGATGAAGCAGATCCTTGAGGAGACTCTGCCGGCGATGCGTCGCCTGCAGCAACAGGGGAAAGTTCGCTTCCTTGGGATTACCGGGTATTGGCCCGATCTGCTCGCCCGTATCTTGGAACAGGTACCCGTCGATACCGTCCTCAACTACTGCCACAACAATCTTCTCGCGGACGATATGGACATGCATCTTACGCCCGTAGCGGAGCGGCTCGGTGTCGGACTGGTGAACGCTTCGCCGCTGCACATGGGCCTGCTATCCGGTGGCCCCATCGCAGAGTGGCATCCTGCTCCGCGCCGCGTGAAGGATGCCGCCGCTACAATGGTGGAGGTATGCCGTGCCAACGAAGTCCAGCCCGCAGTGGTGGCTTTGAGCCATTGTCTGACCCATCCCTTCGTGGCGACGACGCTGGTTGGCTTTCGCAGCATGTCGGAGGTCGACGATGCGCTCTTCGCGCTTGAATACCAGACGCCGCCGAAACTACTGCGTGAGATCTTCGAGATCTCCGGGCCAGTCCACAATATCTCGTGGAGTTCCGGGCTGCCGGAGAATCAACCAACAAGTCAGGACACCGCGAACCAGAAGATTGCAAGCTGA